In Brassica rapa cultivar Chiifu-401-42 chromosome A06, CAAS_Brap_v3.01, whole genome shotgun sequence, a single window of DNA contains:
- the LOC103872977 gene encoding 2-oxoisovalerate dehydrogenase subunit alpha 1, mitochondrial: protein MAMWFARSRNLVSILRQNLGLSATLIKRNHSSPRPVFTNYQLSSRVFLDPSTSFRHESTAVETQPDLVQQSDHEDDAQELDFPGGKVGYTSEMKFIPESSSRRIPCYRVLNEHGKIISDSDFIPVSEKLAVRMYEQMATLQVMDHIFYEAQRQGRISFYLTSVGEEAINIASAAALSPEDVVLPQYREPGVLLWRGFTLEEFANQCFGNKADYGKGRQMPIHYGSNQHNYFTVSSPIATQLPQAAGVGYALKMEKKNACAVTFIGDGGTSEGDFHAGLNFAAVMEAPVVFICRNNGWAISTHISEQFRSDGIVVKGQAYGIRSIRVDGNDALAVYSAVRSAREMAVTEQRPVLIEAMTYRVGHHSTSDDSTKYREADEIQYWKMSRNPVNRFKKWVEDNGWWSEEDESKLRSSTRKQLLQAIQAAEKWEKQPLTELFNDVYDVKTKNLEEQEVGLKALVEKQPQDYPTGFHI, encoded by the exons ATGGCTATGTGGTTTGCTAGATCCAGAAACCTCGTTTCTATCTTGAGACAGAACCTAGGTCTGTCGGCGACTCTCATCAAGCGCAATCACTCTTCTCCTCGCCCTGTTTTTACAAACTATCAGTTATCTTCGAGGGTGTTTTTGGATCCCTCCACGAGCTTCCGTCACGAGTCGACGGCAGTGGAGACACAGCCTGATTTGGTTCAACAGAGTGATCATGAGGATGATGCCCAG GAATTGGATTTTCCGGGCGGCAAAGTCGGTTACACATCTGAGATGAAATTCATACCGGAATCATCTTCCAGAAGGATTCCATGTTATCGAGTTCTTAACGAGCACGGAAAAATCATCTCCGATAGCGATTTTATTCCG GTGAGCGAGAAACTTGCGGTTAGAATGTACGAACAAATGGCGACGCTTCAGGTGATGGACCACATCTTCTACGAAGCTCAACGTCAAGGAAGAATCTCCTTCTATCTCACTTCCGTCGGAGAAGAAGCCATCAACATCGCTTCCGCCGCCGCTCTCAGTCCAGAAGACGTCGTTTTGCCTCAGTACCGAGAGCCTGGAGTGCTTCTATGGCGCGGCTTCACGTTAGAGGAGTTTGCGAATCAATGCTTTGGGAACAAAGCTGATTACGGCAAAGGCAGACAAATGCCTATCCATTACGGCTCTAACCAACACAACTACTTCACTGTCTCCTCTCCTATCGC TACACAGCTTCCTCAAGCAGCTGGAGTAGGCTATGCTCtgaagatggagaagaagaacgCTTGTGCAGTAACATTCATTGGAGACGGAGGCACAAGCGAG GGAGATTTCCACGCCGGGTTGAATTTCGCGGCGGTGATGGAAGCTCCGGTTGTGTTTATATGTCGGAACAACGGTTGGGCTATCAGCACTCATATCTCAGAACAGTTCAGAA GTGATGGAATTGTTGTGAAAGGTCAAGCTTACGGTATCCGAAGCATCCGAGTGGACGGTAACGATGCACTCGCGGTTTACAGCGCGGTACGCTCGGCAAGAGAGATGGCTGTAACAGAACAAAGACCTGTTCTCATCGAG GCGATGACATATAGAGTAGGACACCACTCTACATCAGATGATTCAACCAAGTACAGGGAAGCCGATGAAATCCAGTACTGGAAAATGTCGAGAAACCCAGTGAATAGGTTCAAGAAATGGGTGGAGGATAATGGATGGTGGAGTGAGGAAGATGAATCTAAGCTAAGATCTAGCACAAGAAAGCAG cTGCTACAAGCGATTCAGGCGGCGGAGAAATGGGAGAAACAACCATTGACAGAGTTGTTTAACGATGTGTATGATGTTAAGACGAAGAATCTTGAGGAGCAAGAAGTTGGTTTAAAGGCATTAGTAGAGAAACAACCTCAAGATTATCCTACTGGTTTCCATATCTGA